In Dolichospermum flos-aquae CCAP 1403/13F, the following proteins share a genomic window:
- the thiS gene encoding sulfur carrier protein ThiS has protein sequence MSNQIHLQVNGETRNCLSPTALPELLQQLGFNLRLIAVEYNGEILHRQFWTETQIKNGDRLEVVTIVGGG, from the coding sequence ATGTCTAATCAAATTCATCTCCAAGTCAATGGAGAAACTCGCAATTGTTTATCCCCAACTGCTTTACCCGAATTACTCCAACAGTTGGGTTTTAATCTGCGCTTAATCGCAGTAGAATATAACGGTGAAATCTTACATCGTCAATTTTGGACTGAAACTCAAATCAAAAATGGCGATCGCTTAGAAGTAGTCACTATAGTTGGTGGTGGATAA
- a CDS encoding DUF2839 domain-containing protein: MGEAKRRKHSLGEEYGQDTTRILPWVPINKTQASQFVAITTRGAWIGIGSMVVAWVIIRFIGPAFGWWEIVG; encoded by the coding sequence ATGGGTGAAGCAAAACGCCGTAAACACTCCCTAGGTGAAGAATACGGACAAGACACTACTAGAATCTTACCTTGGGTTCCCATCAATAAAACCCAAGCTTCACAATTTGTGGCTATCACCACTCGTGGTGCATGGATTGGTATTGGTAGTATGGTTGTCGCGTGGGTAATCATCCGTTTTATCGGTCCTGCTTTCGGTTGGTGGGAAATAGTTGGATAA
- a CDS encoding creatininase family protein: MLLHLSTWPEVETYLQQSQGIILPIGSTEQHGPTGLIGTDAICAESISKGVGEATQAMVAPTINVGMALHHTAFPGTISLRPSTLILVVKDYLTCLVKAGFTKFYFINGHGGNIATLKAAFSETYAHLEDLQIPNSAKVQCQVANWFMGGSVYKLAKELYGNQEGSHATPSEVAVTQYVYPDAIKKAYLDSEVASGHKIYSSVDFRLRYPDGRMGSNPDLATPEHGKQFYDLSVEELSKGYLEFMKEE; this comes from the coding sequence ATGCTCTTACATTTAAGCACTTGGCCGGAAGTTGAAACTTATCTGCAACAATCTCAAGGAATAATTTTACCCATTGGTTCAACGGAACAACATGGACCCACGGGATTAATTGGGACTGATGCAATTTGTGCAGAATCCATATCAAAAGGTGTCGGGGAAGCAACTCAAGCAATGGTAGCACCAACTATTAATGTGGGTATGGCATTACATCATACTGCTTTTCCCGGAACAATTAGTTTACGTCCTAGCACTTTAATTTTAGTAGTTAAAGATTATTTAACTTGTTTGGTAAAAGCTGGTTTTACCAAGTTCTATTTTATTAATGGACATGGAGGAAATATTGCGACTCTTAAAGCTGCTTTTTCGGAAACTTACGCTCATTTAGAAGATTTGCAAATTCCCAATTCCGCAAAGGTGCAATGTCAAGTTGCTAATTGGTTTATGGGTGGTTCTGTGTACAAACTTGCCAAAGAATTATATGGTAATCAAGAAGGTTCTCATGCTACCCCTAGCGAAGTAGCTGTTACCCAATACGTTTATCCAGACGCAATTAAAAAAGCATATCTTGATTCAGAAGTTGCTAGTGGACATAAAATTTATAGTTCCGTTGATTTTCGGTTACGTTATCCAGATGGCCGTATGGGTTCAAATCCAGATTTAGCAACCCCAGAACATGGTAAACAATTTTATGATTTGTCTGTGGAGGAATTGAGTAAAGGGTATTTGGAGTTTATGAAGGAGGAATAG
- a CDS encoding helicase C-terminal domain-containing protein: MIEAEVHLSLHNFLRSQDGFPSWPHHLTMARLVARALRLGRSALIQVGAVCGHQGRYRTSFIASALMWHGSIIIVASETVQQRLLKVEIPRLQQWLPANKPIRTGDTWPSPDFQGLLLTSPEAWLKGQLADNNPFPANIPTIIDGVDDLEDWVRSQLTQSIEPHDWDQLMLAYPYQADLIREVRVELTYKLFQHPENPYSCYLISQPEIEILQELYLALDKNNLPNVWRNFWQQFPSLENSSSPTLFWSTISRRQGLFSLYYAPIELGKILAPIWQRQPVVLIGSALEPQAEAPLFHQRLGLEDVTCLKFAADSQGEAIQLYIPYKLPLPNTPEFQQALIHQVRTLVCLSATAPGMTVILIGDVPLKARVGTILASEFGSRVQVEKTCLDENGILITGWEFWRENQSVLPSPRLLIIATLPLPSLENPLVAGRVAHYKRSHQDWFRLYLLPTAMNELQRAIAPVRENQGIVALLDSRVVNRSYGVQILSALSPLARLNYLDPSLFSANNEDDSA; the protein is encoded by the coding sequence GTGATTGAAGCTGAAGTTCATTTATCATTACATAACTTCCTGCGATCGCAGGACGGGTTTCCTTCCTGGCCTCATCATTTAACGATGGCTAGGTTAGTGGCACGTGCTTTACGGTTGGGACGTAGTGCCTTAATCCAAGTAGGGGCGGTTTGTGGACATCAAGGGCGATATCGCACCAGTTTTATCGCTTCTGCTTTAATGTGGCATGGTTCTATAATTATTGTCGCTTCCGAAACTGTCCAGCAACGTTTATTAAAGGTAGAAATTCCCCGACTCCAGCAGTGGCTACCAGCGAATAAACCCATTAGAACCGGTGACACTTGGCCAAGTCCTGATTTTCAGGGTTTGCTGTTGACTTCCCCTGAAGCTTGGTTAAAAGGGCAATTGGCTGATAACAATCCATTTCCTGCGAATATTCCCACAATTATTGATGGTGTTGACGATTTAGAAGATTGGGTACGTTCTCAACTGACTCAAAGCATTGAACCCCATGATTGGGATCAATTAATGCTGGCTTATCCCTATCAAGCAGATTTAATTCGGGAAGTTAGGGTAGAACTAACATATAAATTATTTCAGCATCCAGAAAATCCCTATTCCTGTTATCTGATTTCTCAACCAGAAATTGAGATTTTACAAGAGTTATATTTAGCTTTAGATAAAAACAATCTTCCAAATGTTTGGCGAAATTTTTGGCAACAATTCCCAAGTTTAGAAAATTCTTCTTCCCCTACTTTATTTTGGTCAACAATTTCCCGTCGTCAAGGTTTATTTTCTTTATATTATGCTCCAATTGAATTGGGTAAAATCCTCGCCCCAATTTGGCAACGTCAACCTGTAGTATTAATTGGTAGTGCTTTAGAACCGCAAGCGGAAGCACCTCTTTTCCATCAACGTTTGGGTTTAGAGGATGTTACTTGCTTGAAATTTGCTGCTGATAGTCAAGGGGAAGCAATTCAACTTTATATTCCTTATAAGTTGCCTTTACCAAATACACCGGAATTTCAACAAGCATTAATTCATCAAGTTCGCACTTTGGTATGTTTGAGTGCAACTGCACCAGGAATGACGGTAATATTAATTGGGGATGTACCGCTAAAAGCCAGAGTGGGGACAATTTTGGCTTCTGAATTTGGTTCACGGGTGCAGGTGGAAAAAACTTGTTTAGATGAAAATGGGATTTTAATTACTGGTTGGGAATTTTGGCGCGAAAATCAAAGTGTTTTACCATCACCCAGATTGTTAATTATTGCAACTTTACCTTTACCATCTTTGGAAAATCCTTTGGTAGCTGGTAGAGTAGCTCATTATAAGCGATCGCACCAAGACTGGTTTCGACTATATTTATTACCCACAGCTATGAATGAATTACAAAGAGCGATCGCACCTGTCCGCGAAAATCAAGGTATAGTAGCTTTACTAGATAGTCGTGTCGTTAACCGCAGCTATGGCGTGCAAATCCTCTCTGCACTTAGTCCCCTAGCCCGGTTAAACTATCTCGATCCTAGTTTGTTTTCTGCGAATAATGAAGATGATTCTGCTTAA